Proteins from a single region of Electrophorus electricus isolate fEleEle1 chromosome 5, fEleEle1.pri, whole genome shotgun sequence:
- the cip2a gene encoding protein CIP2A isoform X3, with amino-acid sequence MANLCRHNQSVQAQVKCQSNVKAFYRALINFLSHSCLTVVIFALSILSSLTLSEEVGQKLFNAKNIHQTFQLIFNITVNGDGTLTRNYAVDLLVDLLENPKIADYLTKYKHLPVCLSEVVGLLYGKDPDTAAKVLELLMSLCSVPALRGLICETVLRPPAPRLQPGARCRAPEPCLALLRWATGPLQGPEVCSLLALSLLAELFEEAIDSPLSVSACSFAELLLPELWVLLQPPDPSGGESLLKRHCVRAGRALDLLLLLCGDDVLKTLVSQHVCADLCTAQVELLLSHSQDRFSLTCSSSTSQLSQMCSETVLKTLELMSRLKDHVDDMEAVFYRILQDQRMITPLSLALTSTHRECVLVALRVLFKAAPLPDFPTVILGESIAAENAYQQQEAKLVAQGGGMLETRVPAGKSFVLSSPNSPTHHNIDSLIEKLRNGMEFQEQIKDVHMSEIIDVYEQKLSALASKEGHLQDLLEAKTLALSQADRLIAQYRSQRAQAEAEARKLASLLKDTEQRKEELQAEQGDLLVEMERLKTDSQELLRHNSRLQAVSDEHQGLKGNYNQLLCRYNKNEGMLKELQAAQITLTQQAEGLKRSIETHRLQRERLCAEVEQKEQRVTALEATVQEKHAIIAGLQLEVERQVEQATEMEESVSILRRELSKTEQARKEAIIKVGSVYPLCSKKQPHIQNLWHHLFSVSVFIPHVWDFLSKKLNRLHMAMLSWISWIYLFVMPTSTHPTRNMTDVPAYACEPSSRGMADRCLGVVWSVEGWVVRWGG; translated from the exons ATGGCCAACCTGTGCCGCCACAACCAGTCTGTGCAGGCTCAGGTGAAGTGTCAG AGCAATGTTAAGGCCTTCTACAGGGCCTTAATTAATTTCCTTAGTCACTCATGTCTGACTGTGGTCATCTTTGCTCTGTCTATTCTATCAAGTTTAACCCTCAGTGAGGAAGTGGGTCAAAAG CTGTTCAATGCTAAGAACATCCACCAGACCTTCCAGCTAATTTTCAACATAACGGTCAATGGTGATGGCACCCTGACGAGAAATTACGCTGTTGACCTGCTGGTGGATCTTCTCGAAAATCCCAAGATTGCAGATTACCTCACCAA ATATAAACACCTCCCGGTCTGCCTGAGTGAGGTAGTCGGCCTCCTTTATGGGAAAGACCCCGATACAGCAGCTAAG GTCCTGGAGCTGCTTATGTCTTTATGCTCGGTTCCGGCCCTGCGTGGCCTCATCTGTGAGACGGTGCTCCGGCCCCCGGCCCCTCGCCTGCAGCCCGGGGCCCGGTGTAGGGCCCCGGAGCCATGCCTGGCCCTGCTGCGCTGGGCTACAGGGCCTCTGCAGGGGCCGGAGGTTTGCAGCCTGCTGGCACTCTCTCTGCTTGCTGAGCTGttcgag GAGGCGATTGATTCGCCACTGTCTGTGTCCGCGTGCTCCTTCGCTGAGCTCCTGCTCCCGGAACTGTGGGTCTTGCTCCAGCCTCCGGACCCCAGCGGGGGAGAATCCCTGCTGAAGAGGCACTGTGTGCGGGCGGGCCGGGCATTGGACCTGCTGCTCC TCCTATGTGGAGACGATGTCCTAAAGACACTCGTGTCGCAGCACGTCTGCGCAGACCTGTGCACGGCGCAGGTGGAACTGTTGCTCTCTCACAGTCAGGACCGCTTCAGCTTGACgtgctccagctccacctcccaGCTCAG CCAGATGTGCTCTGAGACGGTCCTCAAGACCCTGGAGCTTATGAGTCGGCTAAAGGATCACGTGGATGACATGGAGGCCGTCTTTTACCGCATCTTACAG GACCAGCGCATGATCACGCCCCTCTCCCTTGCCCTGACCTCCACCcacagagagtgtgtgctgGTCGCCCTGCGTGTGCTCTTCAAGGCCGCACCACTGCCTGATTTTCCCACTGTCAT TCTGGGTGAAAGCATCGCTGCTGAGAACGCGTACCAACAGCAGGAAGCCAAGCTGGTGGCGCAGGGAGGTGGCATGCTGGAGACCAGAGTCCCTGCTGGGAAGAGCTTTGTCCTATCCAGCCCCAACAGCCCAACTCACCACAACATCGACAGCCTCATTGAAAAGCTCCGGAACggcatggag TTCCAGGAGCAAATAAAAGACGTGCACATGTCCGAGATCATTGATGTCTACGAGCAGAAGCTCTCGGCCCTGGCA tctaaGGAGGGCCATCTGCAGGATCTGTTGGAGGCCAAAACCCTGGCCTTGTCTCAGGCTGACCGACTCATCGCCCAGTACCGCAGCCAGAGAGCACAGGCTGAAGCTGAG GCCCGTAAGCTGGCGTCTCTGCTGAAGGACACGGAGCAGAGGAAGGAGGAGCTGCAGGCAGAGCAGGGGGACCTGCTGGTGGAGATGGAGCGTCTGAAGACCGACAGCCAGGAGCTGCTGCGGCACAACAGCCGCCTGCAGGCCGTCTCCGACGAGCACCAAGGCCTGAAGGGGAACTACAACCAGCTGCTGTGCAG ATACAACAAGAATGAGGGAATGCTGAAGGAACTCCAGGCTGCCCAAATCACCCTCACCCAGCAGGCTGAGGGCTTGAAGAGGAGCATCGAAACCCACAGGCTACAGCGggagag ACTCTGCGCAGAGGTTGAGCAGAAAGAACAGCGTGTCACCGCCCTGGAGGCCACTGTGCAGGAGAAACATGCCATAATAGCTG GTCTGcagctggaggtggagaggcaggTTGAGCAGGccacagagatggaggagagtgtCAGCATCCTGAGGAGAGAGCTCTCCAAGACGGAGCAAGCCAGGAAGGAGGCCATCATCAAGGTGGGCAGTGTGTATCCTCTTTGTTCCAAGAAACAGCCCCACATCCAGAATCTTTGGCACCACCtattctctgtttctgtgttcatCCCACATGTATGGGATTTCCTCTCTAAGAAACTGAATCGCCTTCATATGGCAATGCTTTCCTGGATTTcctggatttatttatttgtcatgcCAACCTCCACACACCCGACCAGGAACATGACAGACGTACCTGCTTATGCGTGTGAACCATCCAGTAGAGGGATGGCGGACAGGTGCTTGGGTGTAGTGTGGTCAGTTGAGGGATGGGTGGTCAGGTGGGGGGGATGa
- the cip2a gene encoding protein CIP2A isoform X2, giving the protein MDVTACLKTLLLAVRQYKSNKGTLNSSQLQKQIEELSTFKCSRVLCSGQVLPSECLSGLLEVAGDPNTSHILTGTILSLLAQLASDDESREALHSRYSVVGVLAAVIHGNRGSAEEPVVLQCLQVLQRLTYNVRILPYVSHIDELLNFLTLNIQLKNDDISKACLGLMANLCRHNQSVQAQVKCQSNVKAFYRALINFLSHSCLTVVIFALSILSSLTLSEEVGQKLFNAKNIHQTFQLIFNITVNGDGTLTRNYAVDLLVDLLENPKIADYLTKYKHLPVCLSEVVGLLYGKDPDTAAKVLELLMSLCSVPALRGLICETVLRPPAPRLQPGARCRAPEPCLALLRWATGPLQGPEVCSLLALSLLAELFEEAIDSPLSVSACSFAELLLPELWVLLQPPDPSGGESLLKRHCVRAGRALDLLLLLCGDDVLKTLVSQHVCADLCTAQVELLLSHSQDRFSLTCSSSTSQLSQMCSETVLKTLELMSRLKDHVDDMEAVFYRILQDQRMITPLSLALTSTHRECVLVALRVLFKAAPLPDFPTVILGESIAAENAYQQQEAKLVAQGGGMLETRVPAGKSFVLSSPNSPTHHNIDSLIEKLRNGMEFQEQIKDVHMSEIIDVYEQKLSALASKEGHLQDLLEAKTLALSQADRLIAQYRSQRAQAEAEARKLASLLKDTEQRKEELQAEQGDLLVEMERLKTDSQELLRHNSRLQAVSDEHQGLKGNYNQLLCRYNKNEGMLKELQAAQITLTQQAEGLKRSIETHRLQRERLCAEVEQKEQRVTALEATVQEKHAIIAGLQLEVERQVEQATEMEESVSILRRELSKTEQARKEAIIKVSSLELQKAQLEAKLQKKEEELSTHTQMIAMIHSLSSGKLKNDAAANLSL; this is encoded by the exons ATGGATGTGACGGCATGTTTGAAGACTCTGCTTCTGGCGGTCCGTCAGTATAAAAGCAACAAAGGCACTCTGAATTCGTCCCAGCTGCAGAAACAAATTGAA GAACTGTCGACTTTCAAGTGCTCCAGAGTCTTGTGCTCCGGCCAGGTGCTACCCAGTGAATGTTTGAGTGGTCTGCTGGAAGTAGCCGGAGATCCCAACACCAGTCATATCCTGACTGGGACCATCCTGTCTCTGCTGGCTCAACTCG CATCAGATGATGAGAGCAGAGAGGCCCTTCACAGCCGTTACAGCGTTGTGGGTGTGCTAGCCGCTGTCATCCATGGCAACAGAGGCTCCGCAGAAGAGCCAGTAGTGCTGCAG tGTCTTCAGGTCCTACAGCGACTTACATACAACGTGAGGATACTTCCATATGTCTCCCACATAGATGAGCTCCTCAATTTCCTCACGCTTAATAT CCAGTTGAAGAATGATGACATCTCCAAGGCCTGCTTGGGTTTGATGGCCAACCTGTGCCGCCACAACCAGTCTGTGCAGGCTCAGGTGAAGTGTCAG AGCAATGTTAAGGCCTTCTACAGGGCCTTAATTAATTTCCTTAGTCACTCATGTCTGACTGTGGTCATCTTTGCTCTGTCTATTCTATCAAGTTTAACCCTCAGTGAGGAAGTGGGTCAAAAG CTGTTCAATGCTAAGAACATCCACCAGACCTTCCAGCTAATTTTCAACATAACGGTCAATGGTGATGGCACCCTGACGAGAAATTACGCTGTTGACCTGCTGGTGGATCTTCTCGAAAATCCCAAGATTGCAGATTACCTCACCAA ATATAAACACCTCCCGGTCTGCCTGAGTGAGGTAGTCGGCCTCCTTTATGGGAAAGACCCCGATACAGCAGCTAAG GTCCTGGAGCTGCTTATGTCTTTATGCTCGGTTCCGGCCCTGCGTGGCCTCATCTGTGAGACGGTGCTCCGGCCCCCGGCCCCTCGCCTGCAGCCCGGGGCCCGGTGTAGGGCCCCGGAGCCATGCCTGGCCCTGCTGCGCTGGGCTACAGGGCCTCTGCAGGGGCCGGAGGTTTGCAGCCTGCTGGCACTCTCTCTGCTTGCTGAGCTGttcgag GAGGCGATTGATTCGCCACTGTCTGTGTCCGCGTGCTCCTTCGCTGAGCTCCTGCTCCCGGAACTGTGGGTCTTGCTCCAGCCTCCGGACCCCAGCGGGGGAGAATCCCTGCTGAAGAGGCACTGTGTGCGGGCGGGCCGGGCATTGGACCTGCTGCTCC TCCTATGTGGAGACGATGTCCTAAAGACACTCGTGTCGCAGCACGTCTGCGCAGACCTGTGCACGGCGCAGGTGGAACTGTTGCTCTCTCACAGTCAGGACCGCTTCAGCTTGACgtgctccagctccacctcccaGCTCAG CCAGATGTGCTCTGAGACGGTCCTCAAGACCCTGGAGCTTATGAGTCGGCTAAAGGATCACGTGGATGACATGGAGGCCGTCTTTTACCGCATCTTACAG GACCAGCGCATGATCACGCCCCTCTCCCTTGCCCTGACCTCCACCcacagagagtgtgtgctgGTCGCCCTGCGTGTGCTCTTCAAGGCCGCACCACTGCCTGATTTTCCCACTGTCAT TCTGGGTGAAAGCATCGCTGCTGAGAACGCGTACCAACAGCAGGAAGCCAAGCTGGTGGCGCAGGGAGGTGGCATGCTGGAGACCAGAGTCCCTGCTGGGAAGAGCTTTGTCCTATCCAGCCCCAACAGCCCAACTCACCACAACATCGACAGCCTCATTGAAAAGCTCCGGAACggcatggag TTCCAGGAGCAAATAAAAGACGTGCACATGTCCGAGATCATTGATGTCTACGAGCAGAAGCTCTCGGCCCTGGCA tctaaGGAGGGCCATCTGCAGGATCTGTTGGAGGCCAAAACCCTGGCCTTGTCTCAGGCTGACCGACTCATCGCCCAGTACCGCAGCCAGAGAGCACAGGCTGAAGCTGAG GCCCGTAAGCTGGCGTCTCTGCTGAAGGACACGGAGCAGAGGAAGGAGGAGCTGCAGGCAGAGCAGGGGGACCTGCTGGTGGAGATGGAGCGTCTGAAGACCGACAGCCAGGAGCTGCTGCGGCACAACAGCCGCCTGCAGGCCGTCTCCGACGAGCACCAAGGCCTGAAGGGGAACTACAACCAGCTGCTGTGCAG ATACAACAAGAATGAGGGAATGCTGAAGGAACTCCAGGCTGCCCAAATCACCCTCACCCAGCAGGCTGAGGGCTTGAAGAGGAGCATCGAAACCCACAGGCTACAGCGggagag ACTCTGCGCAGAGGTTGAGCAGAAAGAACAGCGTGTCACCGCCCTGGAGGCCACTGTGCAGGAGAAACATGCCATAATAGCTG GTCTGcagctggaggtggagaggcaggTTGAGCAGGccacagagatggaggagagtgtCAGCATCCTGAGGAGAGAGCTCTCCAAGACGGAGCAAGCCAGGAAGGAGGCCATCATCAAG GTCTCGtccctggagctgcagaagGCCCAGCTGGAAGCCAAACtgcagaagaaggaggaggagctgagcacacacacacagatgatcgCCATGATCCACAGCCTGAGCAGCGGCAAGCTCAAGAATGATGCCGCAGCCAAcctttctctctga
- the cip2a gene encoding protein CIP2A isoform X1 has product MDVTACLKTLLLAVRQYKSNKGTLNSSQLQKQIEELSTFKCSRVLCSGQVLPSECLSGLLEVAGDPNTSHILTGTILSLLAQLASDDESREALHSRYSVVGVLAAVIHGNRGSAEEPVVLQCLQVLQRLTYNVRILPYVSHIDELLNFLTLNIQLKNDDISKACLGLMANLCRHNQSVQAQVKCQSNVKAFYRALINFLSHSCLTVVIFALSILSSLTLSEEVGQKLFNAKNIHQTFQLIFNITVNGDGTLTRNYAVDLLVDLLENPKIADYLTKYKHLPVCLSEVVGLLYGKDPDTAAKVLELLMSLCSVPALRGLICETVLRPPAPRLQPGARCRAPEPCLALLRWATGPLQGPEVCSLLALSLLAELFEEAIDSPLSVSACSFAELLLPELWVLLQPPDPSGGESLLKRHCVRAGRALDLLLLLCGDDVLKTLVSQHVCADLCTAQVELLLSHSQDRFSLTCSSSTSQLSQMCSETVLKTLELMSRLKDHVDDMEAVFYRILQDQRMITPLSLALTSTHRECVLVALRVLFKAAPLPDFPTVILGESIAAENAYQQQEAKLVAQGGGMLETRVPAGKSFVLSSPNSPTHHNIDSLIEKLRNGMEFQEQIKDVHMSEIIDVYEQKLSALASKEGHLQDLLEAKTLALSQADRLIAQYRSQRAQAEAEARKLASLLKDTEQRKEELQAEQGDLLVEMERLKTDSQELLRHNSRLQAVSDEHQGLKGNYNQLLCRYNKNEGMLKELQAAQITLTQQAEGLKRSIETHRLQRERLCAEVEQKEQRVTALEATVQEKHAIIAGLQLEVERQVEQATEMEESVSILRRELSKTEQARKEAIIKVGSVYPLCSKKQPHIQNLWHHLFSVSVFIPHVWDFLSKKLNRLHMAMLSWISWIYLFVMPTSTHPTRNMTDVPAYACEPSSRGMADRCLGVVWSVEGWVVRWGG; this is encoded by the exons ATGGATGTGACGGCATGTTTGAAGACTCTGCTTCTGGCGGTCCGTCAGTATAAAAGCAACAAAGGCACTCTGAATTCGTCCCAGCTGCAGAAACAAATTGAA GAACTGTCGACTTTCAAGTGCTCCAGAGTCTTGTGCTCCGGCCAGGTGCTACCCAGTGAATGTTTGAGTGGTCTGCTGGAAGTAGCCGGAGATCCCAACACCAGTCATATCCTGACTGGGACCATCCTGTCTCTGCTGGCTCAACTCG CATCAGATGATGAGAGCAGAGAGGCCCTTCACAGCCGTTACAGCGTTGTGGGTGTGCTAGCCGCTGTCATCCATGGCAACAGAGGCTCCGCAGAAGAGCCAGTAGTGCTGCAG tGTCTTCAGGTCCTACAGCGACTTACATACAACGTGAGGATACTTCCATATGTCTCCCACATAGATGAGCTCCTCAATTTCCTCACGCTTAATAT CCAGTTGAAGAATGATGACATCTCCAAGGCCTGCTTGGGTTTGATGGCCAACCTGTGCCGCCACAACCAGTCTGTGCAGGCTCAGGTGAAGTGTCAG AGCAATGTTAAGGCCTTCTACAGGGCCTTAATTAATTTCCTTAGTCACTCATGTCTGACTGTGGTCATCTTTGCTCTGTCTATTCTATCAAGTTTAACCCTCAGTGAGGAAGTGGGTCAAAAG CTGTTCAATGCTAAGAACATCCACCAGACCTTCCAGCTAATTTTCAACATAACGGTCAATGGTGATGGCACCCTGACGAGAAATTACGCTGTTGACCTGCTGGTGGATCTTCTCGAAAATCCCAAGATTGCAGATTACCTCACCAA ATATAAACACCTCCCGGTCTGCCTGAGTGAGGTAGTCGGCCTCCTTTATGGGAAAGACCCCGATACAGCAGCTAAG GTCCTGGAGCTGCTTATGTCTTTATGCTCGGTTCCGGCCCTGCGTGGCCTCATCTGTGAGACGGTGCTCCGGCCCCCGGCCCCTCGCCTGCAGCCCGGGGCCCGGTGTAGGGCCCCGGAGCCATGCCTGGCCCTGCTGCGCTGGGCTACAGGGCCTCTGCAGGGGCCGGAGGTTTGCAGCCTGCTGGCACTCTCTCTGCTTGCTGAGCTGttcgag GAGGCGATTGATTCGCCACTGTCTGTGTCCGCGTGCTCCTTCGCTGAGCTCCTGCTCCCGGAACTGTGGGTCTTGCTCCAGCCTCCGGACCCCAGCGGGGGAGAATCCCTGCTGAAGAGGCACTGTGTGCGGGCGGGCCGGGCATTGGACCTGCTGCTCC TCCTATGTGGAGACGATGTCCTAAAGACACTCGTGTCGCAGCACGTCTGCGCAGACCTGTGCACGGCGCAGGTGGAACTGTTGCTCTCTCACAGTCAGGACCGCTTCAGCTTGACgtgctccagctccacctcccaGCTCAG CCAGATGTGCTCTGAGACGGTCCTCAAGACCCTGGAGCTTATGAGTCGGCTAAAGGATCACGTGGATGACATGGAGGCCGTCTTTTACCGCATCTTACAG GACCAGCGCATGATCACGCCCCTCTCCCTTGCCCTGACCTCCACCcacagagagtgtgtgctgGTCGCCCTGCGTGTGCTCTTCAAGGCCGCACCACTGCCTGATTTTCCCACTGTCAT TCTGGGTGAAAGCATCGCTGCTGAGAACGCGTACCAACAGCAGGAAGCCAAGCTGGTGGCGCAGGGAGGTGGCATGCTGGAGACCAGAGTCCCTGCTGGGAAGAGCTTTGTCCTATCCAGCCCCAACAGCCCAACTCACCACAACATCGACAGCCTCATTGAAAAGCTCCGGAACggcatggag TTCCAGGAGCAAATAAAAGACGTGCACATGTCCGAGATCATTGATGTCTACGAGCAGAAGCTCTCGGCCCTGGCA tctaaGGAGGGCCATCTGCAGGATCTGTTGGAGGCCAAAACCCTGGCCTTGTCTCAGGCTGACCGACTCATCGCCCAGTACCGCAGCCAGAGAGCACAGGCTGAAGCTGAG GCCCGTAAGCTGGCGTCTCTGCTGAAGGACACGGAGCAGAGGAAGGAGGAGCTGCAGGCAGAGCAGGGGGACCTGCTGGTGGAGATGGAGCGTCTGAAGACCGACAGCCAGGAGCTGCTGCGGCACAACAGCCGCCTGCAGGCCGTCTCCGACGAGCACCAAGGCCTGAAGGGGAACTACAACCAGCTGCTGTGCAG ATACAACAAGAATGAGGGAATGCTGAAGGAACTCCAGGCTGCCCAAATCACCCTCACCCAGCAGGCTGAGGGCTTGAAGAGGAGCATCGAAACCCACAGGCTACAGCGggagag ACTCTGCGCAGAGGTTGAGCAGAAAGAACAGCGTGTCACCGCCCTGGAGGCCACTGTGCAGGAGAAACATGCCATAATAGCTG GTCTGcagctggaggtggagaggcaggTTGAGCAGGccacagagatggaggagagtgtCAGCATCCTGAGGAGAGAGCTCTCCAAGACGGAGCAAGCCAGGAAGGAGGCCATCATCAAGGTGGGCAGTGTGTATCCTCTTTGTTCCAAGAAACAGCCCCACATCCAGAATCTTTGGCACCACCtattctctgtttctgtgttcatCCCACATGTATGGGATTTCCTCTCTAAGAAACTGAATCGCCTTCATATGGCAATGCTTTCCTGGATTTcctggatttatttatttgtcatgcCAACCTCCACACACCCGACCAGGAACATGACAGACGTACCTGCTTATGCGTGTGAACCATCCAGTAGAGGGATGGCGGACAGGTGCTTGGGTGTAGTGTGGTCAGTTGAGGGATGGGTGGTCAGGTGGGGGGGATGa